Proteins encoded by one window of Arachis ipaensis cultivar K30076 chromosome B04, Araip1.1, whole genome shotgun sequence:
- the LOC107635875 gene encoding F-box/kelch-repeat protein At3g23880-like → MEDTTTTTTIDDEDQSPTSKRHLISSSSISDHRPLPNIPFDIVAKILLILPVKSLLRFKSTCKSWNEFISDPQFAKDHLRASASDRNPNRNRFLVTFKTLRINNESQPYLRDYSISSVLDGSEATAAPARNKFPCLESRTKFLCGSCDGMICMATNPSWPIVWNPSTGKFKQLPPLAAADGGLVYGFGYDHIGDSYKVVATLDLSNIRLAANRNDYQFDNFVYTLGTDSWRQIHGFAGLVVKDSSGKFVNGTLNWLACDANNFAVVRVLSLDLATEQYQTLIITPVDGRPDIEVRWLRSAVLKGCLCIVAERDMVADYFVMKEYGNAGSWTLMFRIPYANVLPEFFSFHMAPIWVSEEGDEILLAYLGMLSVYSTRNGGSFKAAGIGLFRGSMLAAAYTETLMSPS, encoded by the coding sequence GATATAGTAGCCAAAATCCTCCTGATTCTGCCGGTGAAGTCCCTCCTCCGTTTCAAGTCCACATGCAAGTCTTGGAACGAGTTCATCTCCGATCCTCAGTTCGCCAAGGACCATCTCCGAGCCTCAGCTTCGGACCGCAACCCCAACCGCAACCGCTTCCTTGTAACCTTCAAAACCTTACGGATCAACAACGAGTCACAACCGTACCTCAGAGACTACTCCATCTCCTCCGTGTTAGACGGGTCCGAAGCCACCGCCGCCCCCGCGCGTAACAAGTTCCCCTGCTTGGAGAGCAGGACGAAGTTCCTGTGCGGCTCTTGTGACGGCATGATCTGCATGGCCACGAATCCAAGCTGGCCCATCGTTTGGAACCCTTCCACCGGAAAGTTCAAGCAACTTCCCCCTCTCGCTGCGGCTGACGGCGGCCTTGTGTACGGCTTCGGCTACGATCATATCGGTGACAGTTACAAGGTGGTGGCAACCTTGGACTTGTCAAACATTCGTCTTGCTGCGAATCGTAATGATTACCAATTCGATAACTTTGTTTATACCTTGGGTACCGATTCTTGGAGACAGATCCATGGATTTGCAGGCTTGGTGGTGAAAGACAGTTCAGGGAAATTCGTGAATGGCACTCTTAATTGGTTGGCGTGTGATGCAAACAACTTCGCTGTGGTTCGTGTCCTTTCTCTTGATTTGGCGACGGAGCAGTATCAAACACTGATTATTACTCCCGTTGATGGAAGACCCGATATAGAGGTTAGATGGTTGCGCTCCGCCGTGTTAAAGGGGTGCTTGTGCATCGTGGCGGAACGAGACATGGTTGCTGACTACTTCGTAATGAAGGAATATGGGAATGCTGGTTCTTGGACTTTGATGTTCAGGATCCCTTATGCGAACGTGCTTCCTGAATTTTTCAGCTTTCACATGGCTCCGATTTGGGTTTCTGAGGAAGGAGATGAGATTTTGTTGGCATATTTGGGAATGTTGAGTGTTTACAGTACCAGAAATGGCGGGTCTTTTAAAGCTGCTGGGATTGGGTTATTCAGAGGTTCCATGCTTGCAGCTGCTTATACTGAGACTTTGATGTCACCTTCTTGA